In the genome of Cupriavidus malaysiensis, one region contains:
- a CDS encoding LysR family transcriptional regulator, with protein sequence MDLLSAMRVFQKVASTLSFTEAADLLGIAASSVSRQVDALEARLGVKLLTRTTRRLALTEPGRTYKEQLATLLAELDAVHEGIASYAGQPRGRLKVSSPRVFGKRLLTPLIPAFLAANPGVTLELSLTDDYVDLVETDTDLAIRIGTLAESSLVSRPLGRYRRLAVCHPDYLRQRAAPAAPADLLAHNCLRYRRAGERVVWSFAGPDGEAGIEVVPQGDLVANDVEVLLEGTLAGSGIALLPYWLVRDALEAGQLVQVLPRYPSASTLQSAGIHFVYAINRRQSRKVHAFMDFVVQRTAGLLV encoded by the coding sequence ATGGACCTGCTGAGCGCGATGCGCGTCTTCCAGAAAGTGGCCTCGACGCTGAGCTTCACCGAGGCCGCCGATCTGCTCGGCATCGCCGCCTCCAGCGTGTCGCGCCAGGTCGACGCGCTCGAAGCCAGGCTGGGGGTCAAACTGCTGACCCGCACCACGCGCCGGCTCGCCCTGACCGAGCCCGGCCGCACCTACAAGGAACAGCTCGCCACCTTGCTGGCCGAGTTGGACGCCGTCCACGAGGGAATCGCGTCCTACGCCGGCCAGCCGCGCGGCCGCCTCAAGGTCAGCTCGCCGCGGGTGTTCGGCAAGCGCCTGCTGACGCCGCTGATTCCGGCCTTCCTGGCCGCCAACCCCGGCGTCACGCTGGAACTGTCGCTGACCGACGACTACGTCGACCTGGTCGAGACCGACACCGACCTCGCCATCCGCATCGGCACGCTGGCCGAATCCAGCCTGGTCAGCCGCCCGCTGGGCCGCTACCGGCGGCTGGCCGTCTGCCATCCCGACTACCTGCGGCAACGCGCCGCACCCGCCGCGCCGGCCGACCTGCTCGCGCACAACTGCCTGCGCTACCGCCGCGCCGGCGAGCGCGTGGTCTGGAGCTTCGCCGGACCCGATGGCGAAGCCGGCATTGAAGTCGTGCCGCAGGGCGACCTGGTGGCCAATGACGTCGAGGTCCTGCTGGAAGGCACGCTGGCCGGCAGCGGCATCGCCCTGCTGCCCTACTGGCTGGTGCGCGACGCGCTGGAGGCCGGACAGCTGGTCCAGGTGCTGCCCCGCTACCCCTCGGCCAGCACGCTGCAGAGCGCCGGCATCCACTTCGTCTACGCCATCAACCGGCGGCAGTCGCGCAAGGTGCATGCGTTCATGGATTTCGTGGTGCAGCGCACGGCCGGGCTGCTGGTGTGA
- a CDS encoding TauD/TfdA dioxygenase family protein, with the protein MQVSQLTCALGAELRGVQLADAVRDDGLFAEIRALLLRHRVLFLRKQELSRAEHVAFARRFGELEDHPVAGSDPEHPGLVRIYKTPDQPNDRYENAWHSDTTWREAPQFGAVLRCVECPPVGGDTMWANMVLAYENLPAHVKEQIADLRARHSIEASFGAAMPIEKRLALKAQYPDAEHPVVRTHPETGEKILYVNGFTTHFTNYHTPARVRFGQDGNPGAADLLRYLISQAYIPEFQVRWRWEPDSVAIWDNSATQHYAVMDYPPCHRKMERAGIIGSRPF; encoded by the coding sequence ATGCAAGTCAGCCAACTCACCTGTGCGCTCGGCGCCGAACTGCGCGGCGTGCAGCTTGCCGACGCCGTGCGCGACGACGGCCTGTTCGCCGAGATCCGCGCCCTGCTGCTGCGCCATCGCGTGCTGTTCCTGCGCAAGCAGGAACTGAGCCGCGCCGAGCACGTGGCCTTCGCGCGCCGTTTCGGCGAACTGGAAGACCATCCGGTCGCCGGCAGCGATCCCGAGCACCCCGGCCTGGTACGCATCTACAAGACGCCGGACCAGCCCAACGACCGCTACGAGAACGCCTGGCACTCCGACACCACCTGGCGCGAGGCGCCGCAGTTCGGCGCGGTGCTGCGCTGCGTGGAGTGCCCGCCGGTGGGCGGCGACACCATGTGGGCCAATATGGTGCTGGCCTACGAAAACCTGCCGGCCCACGTCAAGGAACAGATCGCCGACCTGCGCGCGCGCCACAGCATCGAAGCCAGCTTCGGCGCGGCGATGCCGATCGAGAAGCGGCTCGCGCTGAAGGCGCAGTATCCCGACGCCGAGCATCCGGTGGTGCGCACCCACCCCGAGACCGGCGAGAAGATCCTCTACGTGAACGGCTTCACCACCCACTTCACCAACTACCACACGCCGGCGCGCGTACGCTTCGGGCAGGACGGCAACCCCGGCGCGGCGGACCTGCTGCGCTACCTGATCAGCCAGGCCTATATCCCCGAGTTCCAGGTGCGCTGGCGCTGGGAACCGGACAGCGTGGCGATCTGGGACAACAGCGCGACCCAGCACTATGCGGTGATGGACTACCCGCCCTGCCACCGCAAGATGGAGCGGGCGGGCATTATCGGCAGCAGGCCGTTCTGA